In Bacteroidota bacterium, one DNA window encodes the following:
- a CDS encoding ribonuclease H-like domain-containing protein, whose amino-acid sequence MSQTFVFDIETVPLPFDESFDDVQKEYLLRGATTEEEKENLKRFGALNPLLGRVVCIGLYVPEAQKGVALSLGPEESEDTVEYEGHSVKYKTFIDESAMLSHFWQGLEDSRYSAFVTFNGRNFDCPFLMLRSAVLGVRPSVNMMAGTRWSFRVSGKRSEADHIDLADKLVFGAGFDRNGATRKFNLDFYTKSFGIRSPKAEGVTGYEVPEYFAEGKIREIAEYCMRDVVATAELYDRWNALLRF is encoded by the coding sequence ATGAGCCAAACATTTGTATTTGACATCGAAACCGTACCGCTTCCGTTCGACGAATCGTTCGACGACGTTCAGAAAGAATACCTGCTGCGCGGTGCGACAACCGAAGAGGAGAAAGAGAACCTCAAGCGTTTCGGCGCACTCAACCCACTGCTCGGACGGGTAGTGTGTATCGGATTATACGTCCCCGAAGCACAAAAAGGCGTCGCATTATCTCTCGGTCCAGAGGAATCGGAAGATACCGTCGAATATGAAGGCCACAGCGTCAAGTACAAGACCTTCATTGACGAGTCTGCGATGCTCTCGCATTTCTGGCAGGGTCTCGAGGACTCGCGCTATTCCGCATTCGTCACATTCAACGGCCGCAACTTCGATTGCCCGTTTCTGATGCTACGTTCGGCCGTATTGGGGGTGCGCCCGAGCGTGAACATGATGGCTGGGACTCGGTGGTCGTTCCGGGTGTCGGGTAAACGCTCTGAGGCCGACCACATCGACTTGGCCGATAAACTGGTTTTCGGAGCAGGTTTCGACCGCAACGGGGCAACACGTAAGTTCAATCTCGATTTCTATACCAAGAGCTTCGGCATCAGATCACCGAAGGCCGAAGGCGTCACCGGATACGAGGTGCCGGAGTATTTTGCTGAAGGCAAAATACGTGAGATCGCGGAATACTGCATGCGAGATGTTGTCGCGACGGCTGAATTGTATGACCGTTGGAATGCGTTATTACGGTTCTAA
- a CDS encoding ABC transporter permease produces the protein MGGKRRFISVITFIAIGAVALGTATLIVALAILSGFEQTLTDNVVGYTAHAEISSYGNRPLPEYPTTIRKLTARVPQIKAITPFVEQEAIIRSSSGIVGSVVQGVPIGDSMTYAFKKLISGRIPNDAFTDSIPEIVISKGAAKELHTTVGKVLTIFRFIEGMQTREDMLRFLQRFRVVGIFETGMSEYDNALAYTTLASAQHFRMISPTQVSGFRLLFHDLSNIKGTMLDLKRELHYPYFAQSVYEMYPTIFGWIELQKKPIPIILGLIIIVAAFNVISTLLILVMEKTRQVGILKSLGAANGSILSIFVTEGAYIALMGTLFGNILALVLSWLQYHYHFFKLRADIYFMPSVPISIEWQHYVLVSLIALAITITSAFIPARIATKIMPVKALKFG, from the coding sequence GTGGGTGGCAAACGACGGTTTATTTCCGTCATCACGTTCATTGCGATCGGGGCAGTTGCACTCGGCACGGCGACACTGATCGTGGCGCTTGCGATTCTCTCCGGCTTCGAACAGACACTCACCGACAATGTCGTCGGCTACACCGCGCATGCCGAGATATCGTCGTATGGCAACCGCCCGTTGCCGGAGTACCCGACGACCATTCGGAAATTAACAGCGAGAGTACCCCAGATCAAAGCGATCACACCATTCGTCGAGCAGGAAGCGATCATCCGTAGTTCGAGTGGAATCGTCGGATCGGTCGTTCAGGGAGTGCCGATCGGCGATTCGATGACATACGCGTTCAAGAAGCTCATCAGCGGCCGCATCCCGAACGACGCCTTCACCGATTCGATCCCCGAGATCGTCATCAGCAAAGGCGCTGCGAAGGAGTTGCATACGACCGTCGGTAAAGTCCTTACCATCTTTCGGTTTATCGAAGGCATGCAGACACGCGAGGACATGCTGCGATTCCTCCAGCGATTCCGGGTCGTCGGTATTTTCGAGACCGGGATGAGTGAGTATGACAATGCACTGGCATATACCACACTTGCAAGTGCTCAGCATTTCCGCATGATCAGCCCGACGCAGGTCAGTGGCTTTCGGCTGCTCTTCCATGATTTGTCGAACATCAAGGGGACGATGCTCGATCTCAAACGCGAGTTGCATTACCCCTACTTTGCGCAAAGCGTGTATGAAATGTACCCCACGATCTTCGGCTGGATCGAACTCCAGAAAAAACCTATCCCGATCATTCTGGGGCTCATCATCATCGTTGCGGCGTTTAATGTGATCTCGACACTCCTCATTCTCGTCATGGAAAAGACGCGCCAAGTCGGGATCCTGAAGTCGCTCGGAGCAGCGAACGGAAGTATCCTATCGATCTTTGTGACCGAAGGAGCGTACATCGCCTTGATGGGTACTCTGTTCGGAAATATTCTCGCACTCGTGTTGTCGTGGCTGCAATACCACTACCACTTTTTTAAGTTACGGGCCGACATCTATTTTATGCCGAGTGTACCGATCTCGATCGAATGGCAGCATTATGTGCTTGTGAGCCTCATTGCACTCGCCATCACGATCACTTCTGCATTCATTCCGGCACGGATCGCGACGAAGATCATGCCGGTCAAGGCCTTGAAATTCGGATGA
- a CDS encoding NUDIX domain-containing protein, translating into MTPVRVVTGLLVRNGTVLMCERRSDKIYPLHWEFPGGKVEPGESLYEALRRELNEELRIDTLAAREYFEDVMTYSNGITYHVTFFIVTSITGEPVNTEFNAIGWFSASELSSLLHLSGNTQIIRRLVTEGIPAE; encoded by the coding sequence ATGACCCCTGTCAGAGTTGTTACCGGTTTGCTCGTTCGCAACGGCACGGTATTGATGTGCGAACGACGCAGCGATAAAATCTACCCGTTGCATTGGGAATTTCCGGGCGGGAAGGTCGAGCCCGGTGAATCCTTGTACGAAGCACTTCGCCGAGAACTCAACGAAGAACTCCGTATCGATACCCTAGCGGCACGGGAGTACTTCGAGGACGTAATGACCTACTCGAACGGCATCACCTATCATGTCACATTTTTCATCGTGACGAGCATCACCGGTGAGCCAGTCAACACGGAGTTCAATGCCATCGGCTGGTTTTCTGCGTCGGAGCTTTCGTCGCTTCTGCATTTGAGCGGGAATACACAGATCATCCGGCGCCTCGTTACGGAGGGTATTCCGGCGGAATGA
- a CDS encoding A/G-specific adenine glycosylase, with amino-acid sequence MTTAQRTRFLEARRRLLRWHREQNKRSFSWRHDVRVPYHVWLCEMMGQQTQASRIEEYLRRFLNRFPTVHSLAEAPQRDVVRAWQGLGYNRRAVYLHKAAKQIVEQFDGSLPSTETKLRSLAGVGEYTARAIQVFAFGKHVSAVDVNVSRVLTRLSKRTQDRAFLLPISDVHEINLAILPSKRTRDWHEAIMDLGATICTKNRPQCDSCPLRSQCPSVGLQNAQRPERKNSKTEPLFFGHPKRIWRGRVLKLIAASPLSRQRLRSVLSANHSIDASIADDILTLVLPGLLEEGFIHLTKSRYELR; translated from the coding sequence ATGACCACGGCGCAACGAACACGGTTTCTCGAAGCCCGACGTCGGCTCCTTCGGTGGCATCGCGAACAGAACAAGCGATCGTTTTCGTGGCGGCATGATGTTCGCGTTCCGTACCACGTCTGGCTCTGCGAGATGATGGGCCAACAAACGCAAGCCAGCCGCATCGAAGAATACCTTCGTCGATTTCTGAATCGCTTCCCTACGGTGCACTCGCTTGCAGAGGCCCCCCAACGCGATGTCGTGCGTGCGTGGCAGGGGCTCGGATATAATCGCCGTGCTGTCTATCTTCACAAAGCGGCAAAACAGATCGTCGAGCAATTTGACGGTTCGCTTCCGTCGACCGAGACCAAATTACGATCTCTTGCCGGTGTTGGCGAATACACCGCACGTGCAATCCAAGTATTCGCCTTCGGCAAGCATGTTTCGGCCGTTGACGTCAACGTGAGTCGAGTTCTGACCCGCCTTTCAAAACGCACACAAGACCGGGCTTTTCTACTGCCGATCTCGGATGTACACGAGATCAACCTCGCTATTCTACCGTCGAAGCGTACCCGTGACTGGCATGAAGCGATCATGGACCTCGGGGCAACGATCTGCACGAAAAATCGTCCACAGTGCGATTCCTGCCCGTTGCGTTCGCAGTGTCCGTCGGTCGGGTTGCAAAACGCACAACGGCCCGAACGAAAGAACTCAAAGACAGAACCACTGTTCTTCGGCCATCCGAAACGCATTTGGCGAGGTCGCGTACTGAAATTGATTGCGGCATCACCGCTGTCTCGGCAACGACTTCGCTCGGTGCTATCGGCGAACCATTCGATCGATGCCTCGATCGCCGACGATATACTGACACTTGTGCTCCCGGGGCTATTGGAGGAGGGATTTATTCACCTGACAAAGAGTCGCTATGAGCTCCGATAA
- a CDS encoding DNA lyase produces MSSDNAATLLPEPWAGVYAERKDAIRARLADFAAVPVTEHFYELLFCILTPQSQAKNAEQVIAKLKSDRFQEMAFDPTDLLRTPEHYIRFHNTKAKRLLAIRDMFADISSLLRTHWSEPLVLRAAIRETVPGFGLKESSHFLRNIGIRDLAILDRHILKHLKAVGIIGRIPASLTDKRYFAIEKKWKKFASRVGIPIDELDLLFWSMETGEIRK; encoded by the coding sequence ATGAGCTCCGATAACGCGGCAACACTACTACCGGAGCCATGGGCTGGAGTATATGCAGAGCGAAAGGATGCGATACGGGCGCGTCTCGCCGACTTCGCCGCAGTACCTGTTACGGAGCATTTTTACGAATTACTCTTTTGCATACTCACCCCGCAGTCGCAAGCGAAAAACGCCGAGCAGGTAATCGCGAAGCTCAAATCCGATCGTTTCCAGGAGATGGCCTTCGACCCTACCGATCTTCTGCGTACACCCGAGCACTATATTCGCTTTCATAATACAAAAGCAAAACGCCTGCTCGCGATCCGCGATATGTTCGCGGATATCAGTTCGCTGTTACGGACACATTGGTCGGAGCCACTTGTACTGCGCGCCGCGATCAGGGAAACAGTCCCGGGGTTCGGACTCAAGGAAAGCTCGCACTTTCTTCGCAATATCGGCATCCGCGACCTTGCCATCCTCGACCGTCATATCCTGAAGCATCTCAAGGCCGTTGGCATCATTGGGCGCATCCCGGCATCACTGACCGACAAGCGCTACTTCGCGATCGAGAAAAAATGGAAGAAGTTTGCGTCCAGGGTCGGAATACCTATCGATGAATTGGATCTCCTCTTTTGGAGCATGGAAACCGGCGAGATACGGAAGTAG